A single region of the Polymorphum gilvum SL003B-26A1 genome encodes:
- the casA gene encoding type I-E CRISPR-associated protein Cse1/CasA: protein MLTDAVLTGRQAADLTKVRLTLPELLAGLVRQDIADYPRLRPHQRHVWHALLVQLAGLALAKAGDTALPDDAARWRIVLRDLTPDHADDAPWRLVTPPEQSAFLQAPVPGGDLSAFRPVETPGGLDMLIMSKNHDLKASAMPADDPELWLYALVSLQTQEGFLGAGNFGISRMNGGFASRPALSVGPGDSVSARFRRDLRLALDLHDRWSEEYGYRSQGGLGLVWLEPWDGMRSLDIARLDLFYIEICRRIRLVRTDTGLRALAAGSKVPRIESKALNGVTGDLWTSVVDEKGKRKAFTLDARGWSYQQMVRLLFPAVRRASEEITPAPMQSEAPFDETTGLSVLARAVVRGQGKTEGYHERRIPVSRTLRLGFGKTAASEPAAQAAHERVRDAGTFQSKVVFPAVLAVFTAAPRTGAGERARDDDTAKSRAGAVAARLDALIDPLFFEDLETELAVLGDRPAMERARLRWLRDRLLPFARTVLDEAFAAAPDAAARHWRVRVRARDLLAMCFRKQFGARFEAAGMPLTAPETDQDGEHPGRTV from the coding sequence TTGCTCACCGACGCCGTCCTCACCGGGCGGCAAGCGGCCGATCTGACCAAGGTCCGCCTCACCCTTCCCGAGCTTCTGGCAGGGCTGGTCCGGCAGGACATTGCGGACTATCCGCGCCTCAGACCGCATCAGCGGCATGTCTGGCACGCCCTGCTGGTGCAACTGGCGGGCCTTGCCCTGGCAAAGGCCGGCGATACCGCGCTGCCGGACGACGCGGCGCGGTGGCGTATCGTGCTGCGTGACCTGACCCCGGACCACGCAGACGATGCCCCGTGGCGCCTCGTCACGCCGCCGGAACAGTCCGCCTTCCTGCAGGCGCCGGTGCCCGGCGGCGACCTTTCGGCCTTCAGGCCGGTCGAAACGCCGGGCGGCCTGGACATGCTCATCATGTCCAAAAACCACGACCTCAAGGCATCGGCGATGCCGGCTGACGACCCGGAACTGTGGCTCTACGCCCTGGTCAGCCTGCAGACGCAGGAGGGGTTCCTTGGGGCCGGCAACTTTGGCATCAGCCGGATGAATGGCGGCTTCGCGAGCCGTCCTGCCTTGAGCGTCGGACCCGGCGACAGCGTCAGTGCGCGCTTCCGCCGCGACCTGCGGCTTGCGCTCGACCTACACGATCGTTGGTCCGAGGAATACGGCTATCGAAGCCAAGGCGGGCTTGGTCTTGTCTGGCTGGAGCCATGGGACGGCATGCGTTCGCTCGACATCGCTCGCCTCGATCTCTTCTACATCGAGATCTGCCGCCGTATCCGCTTGGTCAGGACGGACACCGGGCTGCGCGCGCTTGCAGCCGGAAGCAAGGTGCCGCGCATTGAGTCCAAGGCGCTGAACGGCGTCACCGGCGATCTCTGGACCAGCGTTGTCGACGAAAAGGGCAAGCGCAAGGCCTTCACGCTCGATGCACGCGGCTGGAGCTATCAGCAGATGGTGCGGCTGCTTTTCCCCGCCGTCCGGCGCGCCAGCGAGGAGATCACGCCTGCGCCCATGCAATCCGAGGCGCCGTTCGACGAAACCACCGGACTCTCCGTGCTGGCCCGTGCGGTCGTTCGCGGCCAGGGCAAGACGGAGGGCTATCACGAACGGCGCATCCCCGTTTCCCGGACGCTTCGCCTCGGCTTCGGCAAGACGGCGGCATCCGAACCGGCCGCACAGGCGGCGCATGAGCGGGTCCGCGACGCGGGCACCTTCCAGTCGAAGGTCGTCTTTCCAGCCGTCCTTGCCGTGTTCACCGCCGCCCCTCGCACAGGCGCAGGCGAACGGGCACGCGACGACGACACCGCCAAGTCGCGGGCAGGCGCTGTCGCCGCACGGCTCGATGCGCTGATCGACCCGCTGTTCTTCGAGGATCTTGAGACAGAGCTTGCGGTTCTTGGAGATCGGCCCGCCATGGAGCGTGCCCGTCTTCGCTGGCTCAGGGACCGTCTGCTTCCGTTCGCACGCACCGTTCTCGACGAGGCGTTCGCTGCGGCACCCGACGCCGCAGCCCGTCACTGGCGCGTGCGCGTGAGAGCGCGGGATCTGCTGGCCATGTGTTTCCGGAAACAATTCGGCGCTCGTTTCGAAGCGGCGGGGATGCCACTGACGGCGCCGGAGACGGATCAGGACGGGGAACACCCGGGGAGGACGGTATGA
- the casB gene encoding type I-E CRISPR-associated protein Cse2/CasB — protein MPQTAAQKAGGKAEEAPRRNRFQILAQVIGAPDFDIGDRAALRRTNPDLLPGLPVFHRLLARINPSVNEQDAAVWGAILHVVALTAPNGHSLPAGEALCKAGLSESRFARLMAARNDALLDQVTIVARRLSASQMPIDWSHIAKLLLADHHGDREDAQRQRFRIAKDFYHELEKVDP, from the coding sequence TTGCCCCAGACCGCAGCGCAGAAGGCCGGCGGCAAGGCCGAAGAGGCTCCGAGGAGGAACCGCTTCCAGATTCTGGCGCAGGTCATCGGTGCTCCCGATTTCGACATCGGGGATCGTGCCGCCTTGCGGCGCACCAACCCTGACCTGCTGCCGGGACTGCCCGTCTTTCACCGGCTTCTGGCGCGGATCAACCCATCCGTGAACGAGCAGGACGCCGCGGTCTGGGGCGCGATCCTGCACGTCGTCGCCCTCACGGCTCCCAACGGACATTCCCTGCCGGCGGGAGAAGCCCTCTGCAAGGCCGGCCTCAGCGAAAGCCGGTTCGCCAGGCTTATGGCGGCCCGAAACGATGCGCTGCTGGATCAGGTAACGATCGTCGCAAGGCGTCTTTCGGCAAGCCAGATGCCGATCGACTGGAGCCACATCGCGAAGCTCCTGCTGGCCGATCACCACGGCGACCGGGAGGATGCGCAACGCCAGCGCTTCCGGATCGCGAAGGACTTTTACCACGAACTCGAAAAGGTGGACCCGTAA
- the cas7e gene encoding type I-E CRISPR-associated protein Cas7/Cse4/CasC, with protein MTQPRFIQFHSLVSYPAVLLNRDDAGLAKRISYGGSVRTRISSQCLKRHWRTAEDEWSLANTGLDLSVRSREIFEYEIGPRVLEALPDADPQAVKAAGAVLSRAVYGQKADDVRKRQALLLGWPELRFLTGEVVALLRDHPTANAVTAAAEARFLGKDARANFAALRETAGNLAAGLEAALFGRMVTSDFSANTDAAIHVAHAFTVHEQESETDYFTVVDDLKRQAANEDAGSGGIFDTELTSGLFYEYVVVDVPLLVSNITGAPVADWSRSDLDRSLPAKVVEHLIHLIATISPGAKKGSTAPYAHASTLLVEAGTSQPRSLAKAFEAPVRAGRGESLGSRAEKALFECLDRFDAIYCKREVRRFASYDGRPGSALADGPHTLQDLGLWLRSSIQAAEA; from the coding sequence ATGACCCAGCCGCGCTTCATCCAGTTCCATTCCCTCGTCTCCTACCCCGCCGTCCTGCTCAACCGGGACGATGCCGGCCTTGCCAAGCGCATCTCCTATGGCGGCAGCGTCCGCACCCGCATTTCCTCGCAGTGCCTGAAACGGCACTGGCGAACGGCAGAGGACGAGTGGAGCCTGGCCAACACCGGACTCGATCTGTCGGTCCGCTCGCGCGAGATCTTCGAATACGAGATCGGTCCCCGGGTGCTTGAGGCCCTTCCGGATGCCGATCCCCAGGCCGTCAAGGCGGCGGGGGCGGTTCTGTCGCGTGCGGTCTACGGCCAGAAGGCCGACGACGTGCGCAAGCGCCAGGCGTTGCTCCTCGGCTGGCCCGAACTCAGGTTCCTGACCGGCGAGGTCGTCGCGTTGCTGCGCGATCATCCGACGGCCAATGCCGTTACGGCGGCAGCCGAGGCGCGTTTCCTCGGCAAGGATGCCAGGGCGAATTTTGCAGCTCTGCGCGAGACCGCAGGCAACCTGGCCGCCGGCCTGGAGGCGGCGCTGTTCGGCCGTATGGTGACGTCTGACTTCTCCGCCAACACCGATGCCGCCATTCATGTCGCCCATGCCTTCACCGTTCACGAGCAGGAATCCGAGACCGACTATTTCACCGTCGTCGACGACCTCAAGCGACAAGCCGCGAACGAAGACGCCGGCTCGGGCGGCATCTTCGACACCGAACTGACCTCGGGCCTCTTCTACGAATACGTCGTCGTCGACGTCCCCCTGCTCGTCTCCAACATCACCGGCGCACCGGTTGCCGACTGGTCACGATCCGACCTCGACCGCAGCCTTCCGGCCAAGGTGGTGGAGCACCTGATCCATCTGATCGCGACCATCTCCCCCGGCGCCAAGAAAGGTTCCACCGCTCCCTATGCCCATGCCTCGACCCTGCTCGTCGAGGCGGGAACCAGCCAGCCGCGCTCGCTGGCCAAGGCCTTCGAGGCTCCCGTCCGCGCGGGGCGCGGAGAAAGCCTAGGAAGCCGCGCCGAAAAGGCTCTCTTCGAATGCCTCGATCGGTTCGACGCGATCTATTGCAAGCGCGAGGTGCGCCGCTTTGCCTCCTATGACGGCCGGCCGGGAAGCGCCTTGGCGGACGGGCCGCATACCCTCCAGGACCTCGGCCTCTGGCTGAGAAGCAGTATCCAAGCAGCGGAGGCATGA
- the cas5e gene encoding type I-E CRISPR-associated protein Cas5/CasD, producing the protein MPHFLLLRLEAPLVAFGDIMVDAKGPVSDLPSASMLTGLLGNALGYRREERTRLQRLQDRIVHAARLDRSGRRFTEFQTARLGKDDQGWTTRGRPEGRAGGDGSYEGPHLRYREHDCDVSALVALCLRPHDEAPDLEDLAVALQQPARPLFIGRKPCLPSSQIFAGITEAPDHLAALTSVGLASARTRAPRRILVDLPRCATPPDGFRTVHCSDSRDWIAGVHTGDSLRWHGLVPLERFASETPQ; encoded by the coding sequence ATGCCGCATTTTCTCCTGCTGCGCCTGGAAGCTCCCCTCGTCGCCTTCGGCGACATCATGGTCGACGCCAAAGGCCCCGTTTCGGATCTGCCGTCCGCCTCCATGCTGACCGGCTTGCTCGGCAACGCCCTGGGCTACCGGCGCGAGGAACGCACCAGGCTGCAACGGCTGCAAGACCGGATCGTGCATGCCGCGCGGCTGGACCGCAGCGGCCGCCGGTTCACGGAGTTCCAGACAGCGCGCCTTGGCAAAGACGACCAGGGCTGGACGACGCGCGGGCGCCCGGAAGGCCGAGCCGGCGGCGACGGCAGCTATGAGGGACCGCATCTGCGATACCGCGAACACGATTGCGACGTCTCCGCCCTTGTTGCGCTTTGCCTGCGCCCCCACGACGAGGCACCCGACCTGGAGGACCTTGCGGTCGCGCTACAACAGCCTGCCCGCCCTCTCTTCATCGGCCGCAAGCCCTGCCTACCGTCTTCGCAGATCTTTGCCGGCATCACCGAGGCCCCGGATCATCTGGCAGCACTCACCTCGGTCGGCCTGGCTTCGGCAAGAACGCGGGCTCCACGACGCATTCTTGTCGACCTGCCGCGGTGCGCGACGCCACCCGACGGGTTTCGTACGGTTCATTGCAGCGATAGCCGCGACTGGATCGCCGGAGTTCACACCGGCGACAGCCTGCGCTGGCACGGTCTCGTTCCCCTTGAGCGCTTCGCATCGGAAACGCCCCAATGA
- the cas6e gene encoding type I-E CRISPR-associated protein Cas6/Cse3/CasE: MTLKLMSFRPDMHRLLALAARERLLPAGGDLGYALHAVFAASFADRAPKPFRFLAPGDPGGGPAGRLFAYSACSLDDLRAQATAFADPAFANVLRLEEAEAKAMPTDFPTGTRLGFSLRLRPVQRTGASPDGLEKARERDVYDGPGEGEARGAAARAHAYAAWLERQFNRSNAATLEDWHIEALKQTRLRARDRGAGTSTPRDVSGPDATYSGVLRVTDPEAFAALLARGIGRFRAFGFGMLLLKPPG, from the coding sequence ATGACGCTGAAACTCATGTCTTTCCGGCCGGACATGCACCGCCTGCTAGCCTTGGCGGCACGCGAGAGACTGCTGCCGGCCGGTGGTGACCTGGGCTATGCGCTGCATGCGGTATTCGCCGCGAGTTTCGCTGATCGCGCGCCGAAGCCGTTCCGTTTCCTGGCGCCGGGCGACCCAGGAGGCGGCCCCGCCGGACGGCTGTTCGCCTATTCGGCCTGCTCGCTCGACGACCTGCGCGCTCAGGCCACTGCCTTCGCCGATCCGGCTTTCGCCAATGTTCTGCGGCTCGAAGAGGCGGAAGCCAAGGCGATGCCGACGGATTTCCCGACCGGGACGAGGCTGGGGTTCTCACTGCGCCTGCGCCCGGTGCAACGCACCGGGGCAAGCCCCGATGGACTTGAGAAGGCGCGCGAACGCGATGTCTATGACGGCCCCGGGGAAGGAGAAGCCCGAGGAGCCGCCGCACGCGCCCATGCCTATGCCGCGTGGCTGGAGCGGCAGTTCAACCGCAGCAACGCGGCCACGCTGGAAGACTGGCACATCGAGGCCCTGAAGCAGACCCGCCTGCGGGCCCGCGACAGGGGAGCGGGAACGTCGACACCCCGGGACGTCAGCGGTCCCGATGCGACCTATTCCGGTGTCCTGCGCGTCACGGATCCGGAAGCGTTCGCCGCCCTTCTGGCGCGCGGCATCGGCCGGTTCCGCGCCTTCGGCTTCGGTATGCTGCTGCTGAAACCTCCAGGATAG
- the cas1e gene encoding type I-E CRISPR-associated endonuclease Cas1e, which produces MLLGRLGLETARLPHADRHGLILLDRGALTVEDGCLRFASAGGGAVARGQYTIPHQSISLVLLGPGSTVSHDALRLLARHGAGLAAVGDDGVRLYTAPPLMPDFSNLARRQVTLWADENRGRLDVARRMYALRLGEVLPHRDITVLRGIEGARVKTLYANLAQRYGIPWNGRRYDRSNPSAADLPNQALNHAASAVEAAAAIAVTATATLPQIGFIHEDSGQSFVLDVADLYRDTVTVPCAFRAAAAARKTPQDSIERLTRRITGEALRKQAVIAAMIDRIKALFETPTQPEPERPRARKKAAADITKLAQDTAQGDGHADDAGGDA; this is translated from the coding sequence ATGCTGCTCGGCCGACTCGGACTGGAAACCGCGCGCCTTCCCCATGCGGACCGGCACGGGCTGATCCTGCTCGATCGCGGTGCTCTGACCGTGGAGGACGGCTGCCTGCGGTTTGCCTCGGCAGGCGGTGGTGCCGTCGCGCGCGGCCAGTACACCATCCCACACCAGTCGATTTCCCTCGTGCTGCTCGGGCCGGGTTCGACGGTCAGCCACGACGCCCTGCGCCTGCTCGCCCGTCATGGTGCGGGCCTGGCCGCAGTCGGCGATGACGGCGTGCGGCTTTACACGGCGCCGCCGCTCATGCCGGACTTCTCCAATCTGGCGCGCCGCCAGGTGACGCTGTGGGCGGACGAGAACCGGGGGCGCCTGGACGTGGCACGCCGCATGTACGCCTTGCGCCTTGGCGAGGTTCTTCCCCACCGCGACATCACCGTGCTGCGCGGCATCGAAGGGGCAAGGGTCAAGACGCTCTACGCCAACCTGGCGCAGCGCTACGGCATTCCCTGGAACGGTCGTCGCTACGACCGGTCGAACCCCTCTGCCGCGGACCTGCCGAACCAGGCACTCAATCACGCCGCCAGCGCGGTGGAGGCCGCCGCCGCCATCGCCGTGACGGCGACGGCGACCTTGCCCCAGATCGGCTTCATCCACGAGGATTCGGGACAGAGCTTTGTCCTCGACGTCGCCGACCTGTACCGGGACACGGTGACCGTTCCATGCGCGTTCCGCGCTGCAGCCGCGGCACGCAAGACCCCGCAGGACAGCATCGAACGCCTCACCCGTCGGATCACGGGCGAAGCCTTGCGCAAACAGGCCGTGATCGCCGCCATGATCGACAGGATCAAGGCCCTTTTCGAAACCCCGACGCAACCGGAGCCAGAACGTCCGCGGGCACGCAAGAAGGCCGCGGCGGATATCACGAAGCTAGCGCAGGATACCGCGCAGGGAGATGGGCATGCCGATGACGCTGGTGGTGACGCGTGA
- the cas2e gene encoding type I-E CRISPR-associated endoribonuclease Cas2e: protein MPMTLVVTRDVPPRYRGFLASVMPEVAPGVYVMPKLSKGVRERIWTVLSDWWDAMPGGSILMSWKDESAPGGLGLQALGLPPVELADLDGLLVVRRAATDSDGPSQEVASSHRS, encoded by the coding sequence ATGCCGATGACGCTGGTGGTGACGCGTGACGTGCCGCCCCGCTACCGGGGCTTTCTGGCCTCCGTCATGCCTGAAGTGGCGCCGGGCGTCTATGTCATGCCGAAGCTGAGCAAGGGCGTACGCGAGCGGATCTGGACGGTGCTCTCCGACTGGTGGGACGCCATGCCCGGAGGCTCGATCCTCATGTCCTGGAAAGACGAGTCGGCTCCGGGCGGCCTGGGACTTCAGGCCCTCGGCCTGCCCCCCGTGGAACTGGCAGATCTGGATGGCCTGCTGGTTGTGCGCCGCGCGGCGACGGACAGCGACGGACCATCGCAGGAGGTCGCCTCTTCCCACCGATCATGA
- a CDS encoding FkbM family methyltransferase, translated as MTSYVFRVHGLTLAGLSPEDSYVRRLRAQRKPEPQLLTFLRAQYDTDGDYVFADIGANIGYTALLMARLFPRATVHAFEPGPTVFPLLRHNVEGARVVPVNAAVSSRSGTVAFVENSAYGHMVPQAAGGSTPMVSMADYAARTGIARFDFVKIDVEGFELDVFRGLGGLTDTVLFEFNTFALDCHSRVNPLTLLEELSADWDLYEFMRTDRLETIDDFPAVLHRTMIDRRTVSNLVAVRKGRALRQDLIDPTIRGRQILDLGRVVKRFRARLEAPR; from the coding sequence ATGACATCCTATGTTTTTCGGGTCCACGGATTGACGCTTGCCGGCCTGTCGCCCGAGGACAGCTATGTCCGCCGGCTCCGGGCGCAGCGGAAGCCGGAGCCGCAGTTGCTCACTTTCCTCCGGGCGCAGTACGACACGGACGGCGACTACGTCTTCGCCGACATCGGCGCCAACATCGGCTACACGGCCCTGCTGATGGCGCGGCTGTTTCCGAGGGCGACGGTGCATGCCTTCGAGCCGGGGCCGACCGTCTTTCCGCTGCTGCGGCACAATGTCGAGGGCGCGCGCGTGGTCCCGGTCAATGCGGCGGTGTCGAGCCGGAGCGGGACGGTCGCCTTCGTGGAGAATTCGGCCTATGGCCACATGGTGCCGCAGGCCGCCGGCGGCTCGACGCCCATGGTGTCGATGGCCGATTATGCCGCGCGCACCGGGATCGCGCGGTTCGATTTCGTCAAGATCGATGTCGAGGGCTTCGAACTCGACGTGTTCCGCGGCCTGGGCGGACTGACGGACACGGTCCTGTTCGAATTCAACACGTTTGCGCTCGACTGCCATAGCCGGGTCAATCCGCTTACGCTGCTGGAAGAACTGTCGGCCGACTGGGATCTCTACGAGTTCATGCGCACCGACCGGCTCGAGACGATCGACGATTTTCCGGCCGTTCTGCACAGGACCATGATCGATCGCCGGACGGTGTCGAATCTCGTCGCGGTCCGCAAGGGCCGGGCCCTTCGCCAGGACCTGATCGATCCGACGATCCGTGGACGGCAGATCCTCGATCTGGGCCGCGTGGTGAAGCGGTTCAGGGCCCGGCTCGAGGCCCCCAGATAG
- a CDS encoding HlyD family type I secretion periplasmic adaptor subunit: protein MSLSPAVHDLDGRLGASIRRHLLAALALAAALVGGLGGWAAVTEIAGAVVATGTLVVETNVKAVQHQEGGIVRQIAVRDGDLVEAGDLLLRLDDTVTRANLAIVTRQLADLAAQEARLVAERDGRAEIVFGARPQGLQAADLAADLADVERSQVELLEARRASRTGRKKQLEEQIRQFDKQVEGLEAQRLAKGREIELIDDELADLIGLLDKKLVARNRVTALQRDKARLEGDYGSLIAQIAQSREAISERRLLILQIDDEARAEVLEQLQDVRGRLARLEEQRIAAEDQLARIDIRAPRAGYVHQLAVHTIGGVVGAGETVMLIVPREDLLVVEAKVQPVDIDQLAPGRDATVRFPSFDQRTTPELAARLVTVAADLTVDPATGAGYYAARLAIPDAELARLDGQTLVPGMPVEIFIRTRERTVLSYLVKPVADQIAHALRER from the coding sequence ATGAGCCTGTCGCCCGCCGTGCACGACCTCGACGGCCGCCTCGGCGCGAGCATCCGCCGGCACCTGCTGGCGGCGCTGGCGCTGGCGGCGGCGCTGGTCGGCGGCCTCGGCGGCTGGGCGGCGGTGACCGAGATTGCAGGCGCGGTGGTCGCCACCGGCACGCTGGTGGTGGAGACCAACGTCAAGGCGGTCCAGCACCAGGAGGGCGGCATCGTCCGCCAGATCGCCGTCCGCGACGGCGACCTGGTCGAGGCCGGCGACCTGCTGCTCCGCCTCGACGACACGGTGACGCGGGCGAACCTCGCCATTGTCACCCGCCAGTTGGCGGATCTCGCCGCCCAGGAGGCGCGCCTCGTCGCCGAACGGGACGGCCGCGCCGAGATCGTCTTCGGCGCCCGCCCGCAGGGGCTGCAGGCGGCCGACCTGGCCGCCGATCTGGCCGACGTCGAACGCAGCCAGGTCGAGCTGCTGGAGGCGCGCCGCGCCAGTCGTACGGGACGCAAGAAGCAGCTGGAGGAACAGATCCGCCAGTTCGACAAGCAGGTCGAGGGCCTGGAGGCGCAACGCCTGGCCAAGGGGCGCGAGATCGAGCTGATCGACGACGAACTTGCCGACCTGATCGGCCTGCTGGACAAGAAGCTGGTCGCCCGCAACCGGGTCACCGCGCTGCAGCGCGACAAGGCCCGGCTGGAGGGCGACTACGGCAGCCTGATCGCCCAGATCGCCCAGTCGCGCGAAGCGATCAGCGAGCGCCGCCTGCTGATCCTGCAGATCGACGACGAGGCGCGCGCCGAGGTGCTCGAGCAGCTCCAGGACGTGCGCGGGCGCCTCGCCCGGCTGGAGGAGCAGCGGATCGCCGCCGAGGACCAGCTGGCGCGCATCGACATCCGCGCGCCGCGCGCCGGCTACGTGCACCAGCTGGCCGTCCACACCATCGGCGGCGTCGTCGGCGCGGGCGAGACGGTGATGCTGATCGTGCCGCGCGAGGACCTGCTGGTGGTCGAGGCCAAGGTGCAGCCGGTCGACATCGACCAACTGGCGCCGGGCCGCGACGCGACGGTGCGCTTCCCGAGCTTCGACCAGCGCACGACGCCGGAACTGGCCGCGCGCCTGGTCACGGTCGCCGCCGACCTGACCGTCGACCCGGCGACCGGCGCGGGCTACTACGCCGCCCGCCTCGCCATTCCCGACGCGGAACTGGCCCGTCTGGACGGCCAGACCCTGGTGCCCGGCATGCCGGTCGAGATCTTCATCCGCACCCGCGAGCGCACGGTGCTGTCCTACCTGGTCAAGCCGGTCGCCGACCAGATCGCCCACGCCCTGCGCGAACGGTGA
- a CDS encoding type I secretion system permease/ATPase: MADIAPERPTSASGSPAPSRGGALAPVAAAFGSVRGALVATGAVSLLINLLMLTGPLFMLQVYDRVLVSGSVPTLVVLGTLAFALYVFYGLLEGLRGRILVRIAQRVDARLSGLAYGISMAVPVLHGSRGARLRPVQDLDTVRQFLAGPGPAAIYDVPWLPFYLAIVFLFHSLLGFVALAGAVLISVLIILNEVLSRAPVAQAARVAGQRTAAVETGRRNAEAARAMGMGPALSERWSRDNAAYLARQQEAADRTGAFATAIKTLRFVLQSAILGVGAWLAIRQEISPGVMIAASIMTSRALAPVEQAIAHWRGFLAFRQGLARLREVLGPAQGDGALIDLPLPRERLSLDAVTCAPAGVAKPVVQGVTLQLAAGDGLGIIGPSGSGKSTLARAIVGAVAPLRGVVRFDGADLGQWPEGRRGRFIGYLPQDLQLFDGTIADNIARFEPAARSEAVIEAARLADVHDLVVTLPDGYNTVIGSEGMVLSAGQRQRIALARALYGTPFLVVLDEPNSNLDAEGDAALSRAIKAVRDRGSIVVVIAHRPSAIATVDRVLCLKEGQVVACGPKDEVLRKVVAPVAAPVATPTTAPTTGPGAAAGSTRA, translated from the coding sequence GTGGCCGACATCGCCCCCGAACGGCCGACATCCGCATCCGGGTCGCCCGCGCCGTCGCGCGGCGGGGCGCTTGCGCCTGTGGCGGCGGCCTTCGGGAGCGTCCGCGGCGCGCTCGTGGCGACCGGCGCCGTCAGCCTGCTGATCAACCTGCTGATGCTGACCGGCCCGCTGTTCATGCTGCAGGTCTATGACCGCGTCCTGGTCAGCGGCTCGGTGCCGACGCTGGTCGTCCTCGGCACGCTGGCCTTCGCGCTCTACGTCTTCTACGGGCTGCTCGAGGGGCTGCGCGGTCGCATCCTTGTGCGCATCGCACAACGGGTCGACGCGCGCCTGTCCGGGCTGGCCTACGGGATCTCGATGGCCGTGCCGGTGCTCCACGGCAGCCGCGGCGCCCGGCTGCGGCCGGTTCAGGACCTCGACACGGTGCGCCAGTTCCTGGCCGGTCCGGGACCCGCGGCGATCTACGACGTGCCGTGGCTGCCGTTCTATCTGGCGATCGTGTTCCTGTTCCACAGCCTGCTGGGCTTCGTCGCCCTCGCCGGCGCTGTCCTGATCAGCGTCCTGATCATTCTCAACGAGGTGCTGTCGCGGGCCCCGGTGGCGCAGGCGGCGCGTGTGGCGGGCCAGCGCACGGCGGCGGTCGAGACCGGCCGCCGCAACGCCGAAGCGGCCCGCGCCATGGGCATGGGCCCGGCGCTGAGCGAGCGCTGGAGCCGCGACAACGCCGCCTATCTGGCCCGCCAGCAGGAAGCCGCCGACCGCACCGGGGCGTTCGCGACGGCGATCAAGACCCTCCGTTTCGTGCTGCAGTCGGCCATTCTCGGCGTCGGCGCCTGGCTTGCGATCCGCCAGGAGATCTCGCCCGGCGTCATGATCGCAGCCTCCATCATGACCTCGCGGGCGCTGGCGCCGGTCGAGCAGGCGATCGCCCATTGGCGTGGCTTCCTGGCCTTCCGGCAGGGCCTTGCGCGGCTGAGGGAGGTGCTCGGGCCGGCGCAGGGCGACGGCGCCCTGATCGACCTGCCGCTGCCGCGCGAGCGGCTGAGCCTCGACGCCGTCACCTGCGCGCCGGCTGGGGTCGCCAAGCCGGTCGTCCAGGGCGTCACGCTGCAGCTTGCCGCCGGAGACGGTCTCGGCATCATCGGCCCGTCCGGCTCGGGCAAGTCGACTCTGGCGCGGGCGATCGTCGGCGCGGTCGCGCCGCTGCGCGGCGTCGTGCGCTTCGACGGCGCCGACCTCGGGCAATGGCCGGAAGGCCGGCGCGGCCGGTTCATCGGCTACCTGCCGCAGGACCTGCAGCTGTTCGACGGCACGATCGCGGACAACATCGCCCGTTTCGAGCCTGCGGCGCGGTCCGAAGCGGTGATCGAGGCGGCGCGGCTCGCCGACGTGCATGATCTCGTCGTCACCCTGCCCGACGGCTACAACACGGTGATCGGCAGCGAGGGCATGGTGCTGTCGGCCGGCCAGCGCCAGCGCATCGCCCTGGCCCGGGCGCTGTACGGGACGCCGTTCCTCGTCGTGCTCGACGAACCCAATTCCAACCTCGACGCCGAGGGCGACGCAGCCCTGAGCCGGGCGATCAAGGCGGTCAGGGACCGGGGCTCCATCGTCGTCGTCATCGCCCACCGGCCGAGCGCCATCGCCACGGTCGACCGCGTCCTGTGCCTGAAGGAGGGCCAGGTGGTTGCCTGCGGACCCAAGGACGAGGTGCTGAGGAAGGTGGTCGCCCCTGTCGCCGCCCCTGTCGCCACGCCGACCACCGCGCCGACCACCGGGCCGGGCGCCGCCGCCGGGAGCACGCGCGCATGA